Within the Anguilla rostrata isolate EN2019 chromosome 6, ASM1855537v3, whole genome shotgun sequence genome, the region ATATGTCTTAATGTTTACAAACGTGTTTCATATTTACAGTCAGGTTGCATGTTTACAGATTACTGAAGCTGCATATTAATTCTTACCTCAGGAATGCATCCTCAAGCCCATCTTCTACAtcctgaaaacagaaacacaaaaaatataataaaaatacataatcaaaatatataatcgacatacataataaaaatacataatgaaaaTGTAGTTCAGGTAACATTTAACCAGCTTATGGTCTGCTTTTACAAAGGTATATTTCCACTGACATGGTATTTCAGCTGGTAAATGAAAGAAGTCCTGCTGACTGAGTAAGAGGATTAGGACCTGGCCACTGTAGGGCTATGGAGCCTTTGACAAGCTGTATTCCATGGGAGAGCCCTTCACCTAGTGGAATGGTCTCACCATTACAACTAAGAAGTCCCCTTCatttagtgggggggggggggggggggaagggggggggggggtggtatagGAACATCAAAGTACTATTTTGGGGAGTATTCCTTGCTGAGTAAATATGTGCTTTATAATAATATTCCTTTGGTCAACACGAGCAAAacatgttctcagtgtgtaaatgttttcatgtttgcCAACCTTATGTTTTTAGGTTGGTTGTGACCCAACAGAGACCTGAAACCTGTTGGGTCACATAGTGGGCAGGCCTGTGCCATCAGTCACACCATGAATCCAGTCAGGTGACTGGGCCACTGAAAGCAGCTGATGATAGCTCCACCCATAATGTAACCCAACAGGTTTTAGATTTCTGTAAGTGTTAGGGTCCAACCAATCTAACTTAGAGGCAAATATTATTATAGTACACATATTCATGAGCATACGTATGCTATTTATGAGTACAGCACACACTCCAAGACTGCACATAggagtaaatggtaaatggactgcatttatatagcgcttctatccaaagtgctttacaattgatgcctctcattcaacagagcagttaggggttaggtgtcctgctcagggacacttcgacatgggcagggcggggattgaaccggcaaccctctgactacCAGActaccgctcttacctcctgagctatgtcgccccatatttTTAACATGcttaatatttttacatttcactctGCGGACTGAGGACATGCCTGCCAGGATTGGCTGAAACCCAGCTCTCAAACCCTCAGCCACCCAACGCTGCCATGGTTACCTGCCAGTGCTGCCATGGTTACCCACCCTGCACTACCATGGTTACCTACCCATCACTGCCATGGTTACATGCCCAGCACTACCATGGTTACCTGTCCAGCACTGCCATGCTTACACGCCCAGCACTTCCATGGTTACACGCCCAGCACTACCATGGTTACCCACCCAGGAGTCCTGTTTGATTGGCTGCCTCTGCTTGGGACGGCTGCAGggcgatggagagagaaagacggaggAGAAAAACGACTTGCTCAGCTTCTTCTCTCTGCGGAGAGACTGCAGTTTCCCTGAACCTGCAACACCCACACGACATCAGCTCCACATCACCTCCACGctaacacatacagtacatgagtGTGAACATGAAGAATTATACATTATAggattattaataatatattgtatataccctattttatataattacataataaGACAATTTAAGTATAGATCATGAGATATTTCacccattacattttttttttttaatgccaattCGTATTTCTTAATTAGCCCCATAATTTATTGAGAGTGATCTGTGGCATTCCTATAAATGGCACATCACTGAGGATCAGGGTTAGGTTTGGGGGGCTGGAGTTGAAGGTTAGAATCAGGGtcaggttgggttagggttagggttagggttaggatcaGGGtcaggttgggttagggttagggttaggatcaGGGTCAggtttggttagggttagggttagggttaggatcaGGGtcaggttgggttagggttagggttaggatcaGGGTCAggtttggttagggttagggttagggttaggattacggttagggttaggttgggttagggttagggttaggtagagTACCTGGACTGCAGTGTGGAGATCTTTCTGTTCTGTCCACCGGGCAGTCACTAGGGGAGCAGCACGAGTGAACTTCCttatttttgtctgaaaaaTAAGATATAGAATTCCTTCCGTTCGACACTGAGCTCCGACAAAGGGCATCATTTGAAAGCATTCGTTTATCCCAAATATATAATCTGCACATATAGtgacgtgtgtatgtgtgtgtgtgtgtgtatatgcatgtgtgtttgtgcatacatgtgtatgtgtgtgtttgtatatatgcatgtgtgtttgtgcgtgcatgtgtgtgtgtgtgtgtgtgtgtgtgcagtggtgtcCCCACCTTCCTGTGAGATTTCCCACAGGTCTAGCGCCACTTTGAAGGCCTGAGCCACGGTTAGTGTCACAGCTTGGGCCTGTCAATCATACCACAACCACCGTCAATCACACTTGGAAATCACACTGAGAAATCACCTACCTAGAGGAAACCCTGCCTGTCTGAACCATTCTTTTACTTTAACCTCAACAACGAGATGGTGCTAGacaataattaaatcaataaaataaataaatgttcattatCATTACTGTcaccatcatcataatcataaaaaatgttatttgcagCATCTGTCACAATAAAGTAAAGCGCAAACAGGTACATATTAGATACATATtattaaaaggaaaaagcagTAATGTACAGCTAgaagaaaagttttttaaaaaccttaaaaccaaattttacaCTAATATGTTTTGGTCCATTATCATCTTGCGATGTTTTCAATGACTATACTTACATACATAAAGATAAAGTGCTCCCTCAGTCCAAAGAAActggccactagatggcacaACAACATTCACAGCCTTGACAATGGTGTCAGAAATGTTGAGCTGTTTCTTTGTCAGCTGTTCAATAAGTAATGATGACTAGATTTAAGTATGTGCATTTCATATTAAACTGGAAGATTCAGCATTTTCTGATATTCATTATcgtataaatatttttcaagctGAGAAACTACTTATGTACATACAGCATATATCAgtacataaatatattacatgcaGTTGTGAactacatttctacattttccatttcatttcaagcaACACTGAAGTCACAATGTGTTAAATATAAAGACATAATACCAAAGTGCTGTTGATTTTGAACCTTGTATGCTAAAATAAATCTGCTGGTTAACTGCAGTAAAGATTGTATACTGCAGTGAAGATAATCATGTCAGCAGTGTGGTGCAGCACACATACAATCTTCTTCTTTGGGCAGAGGAAGGCGTGGCACTCCAGTGTTTCGCTGAACTGGCTCTGGGAGACGTAAGCAAACACCTTGTCTTGAGTTTTGTCTGCTGTGCAGTAAGAAATTCtacagagaggggagaaaggcTCAAATTTCATCACTCCACTCAAGGgtccacacaagcacactgaaATGACATGTTAAAATGCCACATTGGGATCAAtattacagtaaaaataaataactgtctTTCATTCATAAATGGAAGTTCGTAATGTAGGATCTTTATCAAGTCATCCAttttattgatgatgatgatggtttaTTTTGCCTTGTTCCCACATCAATATAATTGACGAGCTGTTACCATGTCAAATCAAAGAACCAATCACAGAACAATGTTGGAAGCCAGGTCAAGATCAAGGAACCAATTACAGAACAATGCAGTAAGACAGGTCAAGATCAAGGAACCAATCACAGAACAATGCTGTAAGACAGGTCAAGATCAAAGAACCAATCACAGAACAATGCTGTAAGACAGGTCAAGATCAAGGAACCAATCACAGAACAATGCTGTAAGACAGGTCATGATCAAGGAACCAATCACAGAACAATGCTGTAAGACAGGTGAAGATCAAAGAACCAATCACAGAACAATGTTGTAAGCCAGGTGAAGATCAAGGAACTAATCACACAACAATCTGTAAGGGATGAAAGGGATATGATGATGCCATcctttaaatgacaaaatgaaaaaagcctttttaacaCTGTCAGCCCCCGCAgcagtgagagactgagaggctCATTACCTCGACTCCCACGAACACTAAACTGACTCAGACTGACTGAGTAAAGCCTGCAATCTGCCAGCAGTATTAAGTTAATCTGATGGGTAAAAAGCCCTTTAAACCAAAGACACTAAGTGCTTTAAACCCAAGACATCAAGTACACCAAGACACCGTTTTTTTGCATCTGTCAACCCATGGAAACATGCAGGAAAATATCAGAACAGCCCAGAGATAACCAGCAGCCCTGAGATAACCAGCAGCTCTGAGATAACTAGCTCTGAGATAACCAGCAGCTCTGAGATAACCAGCAGCCCTGAGATAACCAGCAGCTCTGAGATAATCAGCAGCTCTGAGATAACCAACTCTGAGATAACCAGCAGCTCTGAGATAACTAGCTCTGAGATAACCAGCAGCCCTGAGATAACCAGCAGCTCTGAGATAACTAGCTCTGAGATAACCAGCAGGCCTGAGATAACTAGCTCTGAGATAACCAGCAGCTCTGAGATAACCAGCAGCTCTGAGATAACCAGCAGCCCTGAGATAACCAGCAGCCCTGAGATAACCAGCAGCTCTGGGATAACCAGCAGCTCTGAGATAACAAGCAGCTCTGAGATAACCAGCAGCTCTGGAATAACCAGTAGCTCTGAGATAATCAGCAGCCCTGAGATAACAAGCAGCTCTGAGATAACCAGCAGCCCTGAGATAACCAGCAGCTCTGGAATAACCAGCAGCTCTGAGATAACAAGCAGCTCTGAGATAACTAGCTCTGAGATAATCAGCAGCCCTGAGATAACCAGCAGCTCTGAGATAACCAGCAGCTCTGAGATAACCAGCTCTGAGATAACCAGCAGCCCTGAGATAACCAGCAGCTCTGAGATAACCAGCTCTGAGATAACCAGCAGCCCTGAGATAACCAGCTCTGAGATAACCAGCAGCCCTGAGATAACCAGCTCTGAGATAACCAGCAGCCCTGAGATAACCAGCAGCTCTGAGATAACCAGCTCTGAGATAACCAGCAGCCCTGAGATAACCAGCAGCTCTGAGATAACCAGCTCTGAGATAACCAGCAGCCCTGAGATAACCAGCAGCCTGGAATAACCAGcagctctggataacagcagcTCTGAGATAACAAGCAGCTCTGAGATAACCAGCAGCTCTGGATAACCAGTAGCTCTGAGATAACAGCAGCCCTGAGATAAAGCAGCTCTGAGAACAGCACCTGAGATAACCAGCAGCTCTGGAATAACCAGCAGCTCTGAGATAACAAGCAGCTCTGAGATAACTAGCTCTGAGATAATCAGCAGCCCTGAGATAACCAGCAGCTCTGAGATAACCAGCCCTGAGATAACCAGCTCTGAGATAACCAGCTCTGAGATAACCAGTAGCTCTGAGATAATCAGCAGCTCTGAGATCATTTGCATCCAAAGTGAATCTTTTCAAGATAAACCCTTTCAGTTCCAGGCATTATACAAATCTTTTAATGTCTGTAGGAGAataacacagagctgcagagatATGCTTACCAACCAAATACCAGGGGACACTGCTGGGGGAGAATCTTTCTTCCACTTCAAAAAGGCATTCTGACATAATGAGTGTGATCAGACCACTGCAGAGGGACACGTGTGTATGAGAGCTGAGCTGCGAATGCAGACTGATGTTCATTGGCTTTTTGTGACGCATGACCTAAATAGCACTGCATGAGacagtgagcatgctcactgcTCCCCTGTACAGTTAACTTCCTCATTGCACTTCCCACTGCTCCACTGTATCACTAACGTCCTCACTGCACTTCCCACTGCTCCCCTGTACTGCTAACGTCCTTACTGCACTTCCCACTGCTCCCCTCTAC harbors:
- the si:dkey-71h2.2 gene encoding low density lipoprotein receptor adapter protein 1 isoform X4; its protein translation is MDALKSAGRAIIKSPGVPRQSWGTSKHEKLPENWTDTKETLLEGMVFSLKYLGMTLVGQPKGEDMASAAIRRIVSMARAGAKKFRKVTLTVSPKGIIISDTETGQLIENVSIYRISYCTADKTQDKVFAYVSQSQFSETLECHAFLCPKKKIAQAVTLTVAQAFKVALDLWEISQEDKNKEVHSCCSPSDCPVDRTERSPHCSPGSGKLQSLRREKKLSKSFFSSVFLSPSPCSRPKQRQPIKQDSWDVEDGLEDAFLSSVDAEVMDTGE